A stretch of Carya illinoinensis cultivar Pawnee chromosome 14, C.illinoinensisPawnee_v1, whole genome shotgun sequence DNA encodes these proteins:
- the LOC122293392 gene encoding protein NUCLEAR FUSION DEFECTIVE 4-like has product MSSRTLQWLSLVGIIWLQSINGTNSNFPAYSSQLKNLLSISQVQLNNLAFASDAGKLLGWLSGIAVVYLPLWLVLIIGSSLGLLGYGLQYLFLSNQISLSYVHIFVLTVVAGNSICWINTVCYVVAIRNFPSDHQVAVGLTTSYLGLSAKIYTDTVNAAFSYSPVERAKGYLLLSSILPVIVSVITAPLAREVEVGRPRNMGVGFIALFVITMATGVYSVISSLESISGKLSPLGHAIGTGVFLFAPLAIPVAEKIIEVVRKCNVNIENKVYHFTIEDNIEGAERMEIELKDTRGELGAGEVRQEREGAETMEISGVKDQSGDQGGEVRVKEEIEVKVMLKRLEFWLYFFVYFFGATLGLVFLNNLGQIAESRGYSGRGTSSLVSLSSSFGFFGRLMPSLVDYYFARTKCTISRPASIVALMAPTAGAFFLLVDKTNLSLHISTAIIGVCCGAITTVAVSTTTELFGTKNFSVNHNVVVANIPIGSFLFGYLAAILYSKEGNGRDNGKCMGVECYRNTFIIWGSLCSLGTFLAFILYARTRKLYFQNGQVLNVNFA; this is encoded by the exons ATGTCTTCAAGAACTCTCCAATGGCTAAGCCTTGTGGGCATTATATGGCTTCAGTCCATAAATGGGACAAACTCAAACTTTCCAGCTTATTCATCCCAACTCAAGAACCTTCTTTCCATTTCCCAAGTGCAACTCAACAACCTTGCCTTTGCCTCAGATGCAGGAAAACTCTTAGGTTGGCTTTCTGGGATAGCAGTTGTTTACCTACCACTTTGGCTGGTTCTCATCATTGGTTCTTCCCTAGGGTTGCTTGGTTATGGTTTGCAATATCTTTTCCTTTCAAACCAGATTTCTCTGTCATACGTGCATATTTTCGTGCTCACTGTTGTGGCAGGAAATAGTATTTGCTGGATCAACACCGTTTGTTACGTTGTTGCCATACGAAATTTCCCATCTGATCACCAGGTTGCGGTCGGATTAACAACTAGCTACCTAGGACTAAGTGCAAAGATTTACACAGATACTGTAAATGCTGCCTTTTCTTATTCACCAGTTGAGAGAGCTAAAGGCTATCTCCTTCTCAGCTCTATCCTACCCGTTATAGTTAGTGTTATAACTGCACCACTGGCCAGAGAAGTTGAAGTTGGAAGGCCAAGAAACATGGGAGTTGGGTTCATAGCCTTGTTTGTGATAACAATGGCAACTGGGGTCTATTCTGTGATCAGCAGTTTGGAGTCGATATCAGGTAAATTATCGCCATTGGGTCATGCAATTGGCACCGGTGTGTTCTTATTTGCCCCTCTAGCAATTCCAGTTGCAGAGAAAATTATCGAAGTAGTCAGAAAATGCAATGTAAATATAGAAAACAAAGTGTATCATTTTACTATAGAAGATAACATTGAAGGTGCGGAAAGAATGGAGATCGAATTAAAAGATACGAGAGGGGAATTAGGAGCCGGTGAAGTTCGTCAAGAGAGGGAAGGTGCAGAAACAATGGAGATCAGTGGGGTAAAAGATCAGAGTGGAGATCAAGGTGGCGAAGTTCGTGTTAAAGAGGAGATTGAAGTGAAGGTGATGCTAAAGAGATTGGAATTCTGGTTATATTTCTTCGTCTATTTTTTTGGTGCAACACTTGGTCTGGTGTTTCTGAACAACTTGGGACAAATAGCCGAGTCTCGTGGGTACTCGGGGAGAGGGACGTCTTCTTTggtctctctttcttcttcttttggatTCTTTGGCCGTCTCATGCCATCCCTTGTGGACTACTACTTCGCAAG GACCAAGTGTACGATATCAAGACCAGCTTCAATTGTAGCATTAATGGCTCCAACTGCTGGAGCTTTCTTCTTACTTGTCGACAAGACCAACCTCTCTCTCCACATCAGCACTGCCATTATAGGAGTGTGTTGTGGAGCAATCACTACGGTCGCCGTATCCACAACCACCGAGTtgtttgggacaaaaaatttctCAGTGAATCATAACGTGGTGGTTGCAAATATCCCAATAGGATCCTTTCTGTTTGGTTACTTGGCAGCCATTCTTTACAGCAAGGAAGGAAATGGCCGAGATAATGGGAAATGCATGGGAGTGGAGTGCTACAGAAACACTTTCATCATCTGGGGTTCCCTTTGTTCTCTTGGAACTTTTCTTGCTTTTATTCTATACGCTCGAACTAGAAAATTGTATTTTCAAAACGGACAAGTTTTGAATGTCAATTTTGCATGA